One Neoarius graeffei isolate fNeoGra1 chromosome 16, fNeoGra1.pri, whole genome shotgun sequence DNA segment encodes these proteins:
- the LOC132900448 gene encoding patr class I histocompatibility antigen, A-108 alpha chain-like — MAHCTLMNVLLWHSLSVHLSFAVTHKLQYFYTAVKGGINFTEYTDVGLVDGEPFVYYDSNIRKYIPKTEWIKKITDSDADYWNSETQNQQAAEEVYKKDIATLKQRFNQTEGVHTLQRLYGCEIDDDGTVRGYDQLGYDGEDFISLDLESVTWTAAKPQAVITKNKLDATGTAHADKHYLENRCIEWLLKYVSYSREILERKVRPEVSVFQKHSSPEVVCHATGFYPKSVNITWQKDGEDVYVGVELSETLPNHDGSFQKRSVLKVPAEALQKHTYTCVVQHSSLEEEIVRPVSQSQILRGGRVNVVFGIVFGAAVVLVAVVGILIWKKKSGFKPITQNVHSSEEESLKRTRSLLERE; from the exons TCACACACAAGCTCCAGTACTTCTACACTGCAGTCAAAGGAGGAATAAATTTCACAGAGTACACTGATGTTGGTCTGGTTGATGGAGAGCCATTTGTGTACTATGACAGCAACATAAGGAAATACATCCCAAAAACAGAGTGGATAAAGAAGATCACTGATTCTGATGCAGACTACTGGAACAGCGAGACACAGAATCAGCAAGCTGCAGAGGAGGTCTACAAAAAAGATATAGCTACACTAAAGCAGCGCTTTAATCAGACTGAAG gagttcaCACACTACAGAGGCTGTACGGCTGTGAGATTGATGATGACGGGACTGTTAGAGGATATGATCAATTAGGTTATGATGGAGAAGATTTCATCAGTCTGGATCTGGAATCTGTCACCTGGACTGCAGCTAAACCTCAGGCTGTTATCACCAAAAACAAACTGGATGCTACAGGAACTGCTCATGCTGACAAACACTATCTGGAGAACAGGTGTATCGAGTGGTTACTGAAGTATGTGTCTTACAGCAGAGAGATTCTGGAGAGGAAAG TTCGTCCTGAGGTATCCGTCTTCCAGAAACACTCGTCTCCAGAGGTGGTGTGTCACGCTACAGGTTTCTACCCTAAAAGTGTGAATATCACCTGGCAGAAGGATGGAGAGGATGTGTATGTGGGTGTGGAGCTCAGTGAGACGTTACCCAACCACGATGGAAGTTTCCAGAAGAGAAGCGTTCTGAAAGTCCCAGCTGAGGCGCTGCAGAAACACACCTACACCTGTGTGGTTCAGCACAGCAGCCTGGAGGAGGAGATAGTGAGGCCTGTGAGCCAGAGCCAGATCCTGAGAG GTGGAAGAGTGAATGTAGTGTTTGGTATCGTATTTGGTGCAGCTGTGgttcttgttgctgttgttggAATTCTCATCTGGAAGAAGAAATCTG GCTTCAAACCCATCACACAAAACGTGCACA GTTCAGAAGAAGAGAGTCTAAAAAGAACAAGAAGTCTTCTGGAAAGAGAAT ga